From Alphaproteobacteria bacterium GM7ARS4, one genomic window encodes:
- the cysE gene encoding serine O-acetyltransferase has product MSFLSIVSNDLRAFCQRDPAARSRWHVFFLYPGFHALLLHRMAHRLWGWGLHFLARLLSYMNRFVTHIEIHPAARLGEGLVIDHGAGLVIGETVEIGRHCTLYQGVTLGGLSPSIDSKAQVSVKRHPTLGDYVIVGSGAQVLGPLMVGNGARIGANAVVITHVKAGQTVVGIPARTVGGRKNTEQAPDFVPYGLEESTEDPLWREIAALRERIAHIEKGTHRNKTSTPS; this is encoded by the coding sequence ATGTCTTTCCTCTCTATCGTTTCTAATGATTTACGCGCCTTTTGTCAACGAGACCCCGCTGCGCGCTCTCGATGGCACGTCTTCTTCTTGTATCCGGGATTTCACGCCTTGCTCCTCCACCGCATGGCACACAGACTATGGGGATGGGGCTTGCATTTCCTCGCACGCCTGTTAAGCTACATGAACCGATTCGTGACACATATAGAAATACACCCCGCCGCGCGCCTCGGTGAAGGACTCGTTATCGACCATGGGGCTGGCTTGGTTATCGGTGAAACCGTCGAGATAGGACGCCATTGCACGCTCTACCAAGGCGTGACGCTAGGCGGACTCTCTCCGTCCATCGACTCGAAAGCGCAAGTCTCGGTCAAACGACACCCAACCTTAGGCGACTATGTCATTGTCGGCTCTGGCGCACAAGTCCTCGGCCCTCTCATGGTGGGGAATGGCGCACGCATTGGCGCAAATGCTGTCGTCATCACGCATGTGAAGGCAGGGCAAACCGTCGTCGGCATACCCGCACGAACTGTCGGCGGACGTAAAAATACAGAACAAGCGCCAGACTTCGTCCCCTACGGACTAGAAGAAAGCACAGAAGACCCCCTATGGAGAGAAATCGCAGCGCTACGCGAACGTATCGCCCATATTGAAAAAGGGACACACAGAAACAAAACATCCACACCATCATAG
- a CDS encoding tetratricopeptide repeat protein, with product MSKTQKDAPSMTSPPATATTSPEIDAYSDAIKDHPQDATLYNNRGVAYHKHKAWQRAIEDYTKAITLAPDNASFYSNRAFSHARAQAFQRAIEDWSSAIALQPDHAPHYCRRADTYHAVGDRLRAIENYTKAIAIAPDNADYYGKRASAYVRKGDKGDRLRAIADYGKALEIEPDNPILYNNRARTYYSRGDYKQAIDDYAKAIALAPEDATLYYHRGDAYHGAGEKEKAIADYSKAIALNPHDVSFYNGRANAYVKKGDKGDRLRAIADYSKALEIEPDNPILYNNRGNTYYSRGDDAQALHDYNRAIELNPSYGVAYQNRAYLHNRMEHIEEALADFTRAIEESAKEVTPAESLYTNRAVMYGKLERWDEALADCDRAIAINPREAVIYGYRSTAYRHLGREQEAQHDQETARSLTDKARHDT from the coding sequence ATGTCCAAGACACAGAAAGACGCGCCATCCATGACGTCCCCGCCAGCGACAGCGACGACATCGCCAGAGATAGACGCCTATAGCGATGCCATCAAGGACCATCCACAGGACGCCACCCTTTATAACAATCGCGGTGTTGCCTATCACAAGCACAAGGCATGGCAGCGCGCCATCGAGGATTACACCAAAGCCATCACCCTTGCGCCGGACAATGCCTCTTTTTATAGCAATCGCGCCTTTAGTCACGCCCGCGCTCAGGCTTTCCAGCGCGCCATCGAGGATTGGTCCAGCGCCATTGCCTTACAGCCAGACCATGCGCCTCATTATTGTCGTCGTGCTGATACATACCATGCCGTAGGCGACCGCTTGCGCGCCATCGAGAACTACACCAAAGCCATCGCCATCGCCCCAGACAATGCCGATTATTACGGGAAGCGCGCTAGCGCTTACGTGAGGAAGGGGGATAAGGGTGACCGTTTGCGCGCCATTGCCGACTATGGCAAGGCGCTCGAGATAGAGCCAGACAACCCTATTTTGTATAACAATCGTGCGCGCACCTATTACAGCCGTGGGGATTACAAGCAGGCCATCGACGATTACGCCAAAGCCATCGCCCTTGCGCCAGAGGATGCGACTCTTTACTACCATCGTGGCGACGCCTATCATGGCGCTGGTGAGAAGGAGAAGGCCATTGCCGATTATTCCAAAGCCATTGCGTTAAATCCTCATGACGTCTCTTTTTACAATGGGCGCGCCAATGCCTATGTGAAGAAGGGGGATAAGGGCGACCGCTTGCGCGCCATTGCCGACTATAGCAAGGCGCTCGAGATAGAGCCAGACAACCCTATTTTGTATAACAATCGTGGCAACACGTATTATAGCCGTGGCGATGATGCCCAAGCCCTGCATGACTACAACCGCGCCATTGAGCTCAATCCGTCTTATGGCGTGGCCTATCAGAATCGAGCCTATCTCCATAACAGGATGGAGCATATCGAGGAAGCCCTTGCTGATTTCACCCGCGCCATCGAGGAGAGCGCAAAGGAGGTGACGCCAGCCGAGTCTCTCTATACCAATCGGGCCGTGATGTATGGGAAGCTAGAGCGGTGGGACGAAGCCCTTGCCGATTGCGACCGCGCCATTGCCATCAATCCCCGTGAAGCCGTGATTTATGGCTATCGAAGCACAGCCTATCGCCATCTTGGGCGCGAGCAAGAGGCGCAACACGACCAAGAGACAGCCCGTTCCCTCACCGACAAGGCGCGCCATGACACGTGA
- a CDS encoding tetratricopeptide repeat protein translates to MAIEAQPIAILGASKRRNTTKRQPVPSPTRRAMTRDMLGGWDSVRSYRRPAIAVPAIAVCLSLMPIIAPAPPAYADTGEATMPRAIPLSERDATALKHIKFCGAFIAQGALDQAITECSDAIALNPQDSITALAYFNRGVAYGNQQNWRHAITDYTKSIALNPDDADAYHNRCFAYNSQGDYSHAIKDCSIALTLDPRYVTAYNNLGFAYRLRGDYAKAIQQYTIALGLEPDRRLQSVAYRNRAASYYLYGDYHAAIEDYDSLLALSPDDKEAYNLRGFTYITRGMRRPENDNDSSDDYASAIRDHSRAIALDSAYADAYRNRGVAYHQQGKYGDAIQDYNRALTLNPQDALAYSNRGFSHYKQGALISAIEDYTRAIALDDDNALTYYNRAIAYYEHGDKGKAQADLTRAAQLGDSHALDMLERLDF, encoded by the coding sequence ATGGCTATCGAAGCACAGCCTATCGCCATCTTGGGCGCGAGCAAGAGGCGCAACACGACCAAGAGACAGCCCGTTCCCTCACCGACAAGGCGCGCCATGACACGTGACATGCTTGGCGGGTGGGATAGCGTGCGGAGTTATAGGCGTCCCGCCATAGCTGTGCCCGCCATTGCCGTGTGTCTCTCTCTCATGCCTATCATCGCCCCTGCGCCTCCTGCCTATGCTGATACTGGCGAGGCGACCATGCCCCGCGCCATCCCCCTCAGCGAGCGTGACGCCACTGCCCTCAAGCATATCAAGTTTTGCGGCGCCTTCATCGCGCAAGGCGCTCTTGACCAAGCCATCACAGAATGCTCTGACGCCATTGCCCTCAATCCTCAGGACTCCATCACAGCCCTCGCCTATTTCAATCGCGGTGTTGCCTATGGCAATCAACAGAATTGGCGCCATGCCATCACCGACTATACAAAGTCCATCGCCCTCAATCCCGACGATGCCGACGCCTATCACAATCGTTGCTTTGCCTACAACAGTCAAGGCGACTATAGCCATGCCATCAAGGATTGCTCCATTGCCCTCACCCTTGACCCCCGCTACGTCACAGCCTACAACAATCTAGGGTTTGCCTATCGTCTTCGTGGCGACTATGCCAAAGCCATCCAGCAATACACCATTGCCTTAGGGTTAGAGCCTGATAGGCGTCTGCAATCGGTGGCTTATCGCAATCGCGCCGCCTCTTATTATCTGTATGGCGACTATCATGCGGCCATCGAGGATTATGACTCTCTTTTGGCCCTCTCTCCCGATGACAAGGAGGCCTATAATTTACGTGGGTTCACCTATATCACCCGTGGCATGCGCCGCCCAGAGAACGACAATGATAGCAGCGACGATTATGCCAGCGCCATCCGCGACCATAGTCGCGCCATCGCCTTAGACAGCGCCTATGCCGATGCCTATCGCAATCGTGGCGTTGCCTATCACCAGCAAGGAAAATATGGGGATGCCATCCAAGATTATAACCGCGCCTTAACCCTCAATCCCCAGGACGCCCTTGCCTATAGCAACAGGGGATTCTCTCACTACAAGCAAGGCGCGCTCATAAGCGCCATAGAGGATTATACCCGCGCCATCGCCTTAGATGACGACAATGCGCTCACCTACTATAACCGCGCCATCGCCTATTACGAGCATGGCGACAAAGGCAAGGCGCAAGCCGACCTCACCCGCGCCGCCCAGTTAGGCGACAGCCACGCCCTTGATATGTTAGAACGCCTTGATTTTTAA